One Hevea brasiliensis isolate MT/VB/25A 57/8 chromosome 6, ASM3005281v1, whole genome shotgun sequence genomic window, TATCCAATATactattatcttatatatatatatatatatatatatatatatatatatatatatatatatatatatatatatatagttaaatattatataattaataaatagttaaaatgtatattatatgatatacttatattattttattatataatatatttaattctaaattatatatgcaccttataattatagattatataatttagaaatagctaaaagatatattatatggtatattatgtattaataattcaatttaaaacttaaatactaattcaagtatgatttttaaaaaaaaaaattatataaaattattttaaaaaccgAGAATCGAACTGAATCAGAACTAAAAATTGAAAACCGTACCGAGCTGAAACCGAAATAATAAAGAACTAAACTGAAATcgtatcaaaattttaatttaattttgattcctAAATAAATTTCTAACTAAACCAAAATCGAACACCCCTAATCGTAATAaagtatttattaataataataataataataataataataataataataataataataagatttgACCGGCGAATAAAATAAAAGTTAGACCTTTAAGTTCTTAATCCCTGGACCATCCTGCCACGTTATTTCCTTTTAAGATGCTCCATCACATGtatactttaatttttaaatttttttcttgaaacATAAAAAACAAGAAAGTTGAAAACAATTAAAGAGCTTCCTTAATCCTTAGCCAACTCCTTCCTCACCTAATATtcctcctttttttatttttaattttatatatatatatatatatatatatatatatatatatatatatatatatatattccctcTCATTCTGTTTATAATGCATCTTGCAATAAACCTTATTCTTCAAGCATGCTCAAATTCCTTCCTTTAGTACAACTACACAGTTACCCATTAGACTATAAATGAATAGTTGATTTTGGTTGCTTGATTTGATAAGCTTTGGAATTGTTGGTTAATTTTgctttgtattattattattattattattattattattattattattattattattattattattattattattattattattattgtgttttactgtattaaaaaaataaaactaattctttattttaacttttttcttcgttattttgaaaaaaaaaatcttttatttacacgtattttaattttagataaaacttttaaattttattaattcatcATCAATCATTGATATTAATTTAcatcaattttaataattaatttatttaatcggTAAAAATATGTAAAATCACTTAAATAGCGCGCCAattgaaataatatatttttttagctgtcttttttttattatttttttcattttttctctttttttttatttcctcttTAGATGGTTATTGATGAGTATTTTCACTTGtagtaattctttttttttttcttttaataactTCTACATCTATATCCATTTAGAACAAAATTTGAGCATATCTCTTCATATCTGTCCCTGTTATAGATGTTGAGTTTTTATGGTTTTTTTTTCAACTTGGTtgagcttttattttttttagttgttAAAATATTTTGTTTTTTTAGAAGAGTATTATATGAGGTACAAATTTTTTTTGATAGGTTATCTGATGAGATCGTGAAAAAAGCAGAGTACATAGCTCACATATTAACCAATCTATATATTTTGTCAATATTACTAGATcttctaaatttttaatattgttttttatataagttaataattttatttattcaaaaatataATATGTATATTTGTACTTCTCTATTttctatttctaattaataaaatatttttccatttctataaaaaaaaagtatttttaggaattaaaaaataaaattcaacttaAGCAATTTTGACAATAAATATGAAACACCCTAACTcttaaaacaaaaaattaatgtattaaattaataagattaaaagtttttattaaaattgaaaattagtgtaaatatttttttccatttgactttatttaaataaaaataataatacgtAAACTCATATAATACAAAAATAAAcatgtttaaaatatattatattactataattatgaatttttttatctttattgttTTTAAGGTACATGTATGCATGATTCTCATTAttctaaatcaaataaaaaaacaaaattggtaaaaatttaatttaaaaatttgataTTATAAGAATCAAAATgtactaaatttattttattttatttttaataaaaaaattcattaattagaaataaagcatcaacatattatattattacataataaaattaaccatttataaaaaaaaaataatgataatataaaggatttgaaaattttgataatGTCAACGAAGCATATAGGTTAACTAATAGGTGGGTTATATGATCCATTTTTCGACTTTATGATCTTTTGACGAGCTCAATCAAATAGCctccaaatttaaattttttacccAAAAAATGATCTACACCTAGTAATTTGCTAACACTCTTCTTCAAGAAACAAAATAATTTGCTAACAAACTCACGTAATTAATAACTTTATTAAAGGAGACAAAACAAAATCAAATATTTAAGATGTACCAATAaggataaatatgaaaatttattcattttaaatctATCATTATAGATAGATTTAAAAAGGTATGCTTAAAATTAATTCTAAACGAATACAGATATGAgagttataaaaaaataaaaaaattaaaaaaaaataaaaaaaatagaaaaagaatTGGAGGGATTGCCTGTGGACACCAAAGGAGATCAAAAGGAGAAAATGAGTTAAAGAGAAGATAAATAATGAGAAAGATGGAGGAGGGAGAGGGTTTTGTAGGGAGAAGATTACTAGTTTCTTCTCCATTTAGAAATTTTTAGGATAAGAGCACTAATTTTCTCTTCACAAGTATTTCAttatgtaattaaatttattttattatttttaaaattacgattatttatcaataattaaatttgaaaCTGTATTGTTTTAATATACCAAATTATACATCAATTTTATACATatgttttttttataataataataataataataataataataataaaattatatattgcaCGTCCCTTAAAGActattacatataaaaataaagaataaaattgaTATATAGTGTAAAAAAATTGATATATAAAAACTCGTATTCAGAGAgacaaattaataataataaaaaaaaatcttcatcaaaagaaaaaaaaaaaaaaagatgctgAATTAAACCCTCAACTTtatttgggagagagagagagagatcaaaTTAAGAGAGACTTACCGCCGGCAACATCTCCCCGATATGTTCTGTTGAAAGGCAAACATCTACCATTGAAATACAATAATAGATCTACAAGCTGCAGAGTCCATAGAACAAGAAATAAGGGTAATACATATATTTCTACATAATTGGCAAATCAAGCAACCAaatccaaaattaattttgacgATCTATTTGCAGCTTTCTACATAGAGAGCCAAAGATTTTCTGCTAAGAATTAATGACTCTGATATCCCATCTTTTACACTACTAcatgataataaataaatagatacatATAACCAAGTGATTGTGCATAGAAAGATGATATATGGATCAAAGTCCAGTGCTCCCAATAGCTTTAGTAAGGCCATAAGTTATTCCTATAGCCAACCATCCGCCAAGAAGCACCCTCAAAGATGACCTAACAACTGGTGCATGTCCTAAGACTGCACCTAGCCATCCAAACCCTATCAAGCCAAGGGTAGCCAAACCTATCACAACCCCAACCCTTGCTGCATAATCCTTCACAAAAACCGCCCCAAAAAGCGGTATCACGGCTCCCAAGGAAAAGGCAAAGGCTGAAGCGATGGCGGCCTGCAAAGGGCTTGGCAAACGTTTCTTCTTCTCCTCAAGTTCACTTGCAGATCTGGTCTCTCTTTTCAGCTGAGCCAATTCTGTGTCATATTGTGAGTAGACAGAAACAAATTCTCCAATGGCCATGCTACAGGCACCACCGATTAAACCAGCGACACCTGAGAGAATCATGGTCTTGGGATCTTGACGAACAGCTCCAACACCCATTATTAAGGAGGTTGTGGAAAGCAGACCATCGTTTGCACCAAGAACAGCAGCTCGAAGCCACTGTGCCCTTTTGGAATAGTCGAAGATCACTTCAACTTCTTCCAGTTCATGGTTTCTTTGATTCTCAAGATCAGTAAAAGGTTGTGGTGTTTCGGTTTCCTTAAAGGAGGATTGGATTTGGTTTGATTCTTGAGGTGCTTCCATGAGGAAATTTGAGGTTTTGGATATTGAGAAGTGTGGATGGCACACGCCCTCAGATGGTGATATTTATAAAGAAAGTGAAGTAGGTGATGTAACCAAAACAAAGCAATGGTTATTTGTGGAGGATAATGAGATCAAAGAGGTAGAAACAAATGGAGAAGTAATTTACTGCACATAAATACCTCCCAAAGTGAAGACTGTAATAAAGGaagaacaaaaataaataaataaacaaagaaTAAAGATTAGTTGTCATTTTTCATTAAGGAATCTAATGCATTCACACTTGCAAGAACAGTGGTATTTTGCTAGGGGCAGCCAACGTGCATTGTTTGTAAATTGTAATataatatatcatttatttttccaaGGTTTTTATAGCAAGTCGATTGGGAATCGATAAAGATAAAGTTGAAAAGcttaaaatttaatcaaaattaaattctgacTGTTCATCTtgaataagtaattaataattttttataaatcaatagtaacata contains:
- the LOC110640923 gene encoding vacuolar iron transporter homolog 4-like is translated as MEAPQESNQIQSSFKETETPQPFTDLENQRNHELEEVEVIFDYSKRAQWLRAAVLGANDGLLSTTSLIMGVGAVRQDPKTMILSGVAGLIGGACSMAIGEFVSVYSQYDTELAQLKRETRSASELEEKKKRLPSPLQAAIASAFAFSLGAVIPLFGAVFVKDYAARVGVVIGLATLGLIGFGWLGAVLGHAPVVRSSLRVLLGGWLAIGITYGLTKAIGSTGL